A single genomic interval of bacterium harbors:
- a CDS encoding AAA family ATPase: MKNWTTNAMDILQKAQAKAYEYPHSQLEPLHLLWALLSETGLATNVLRSMELDPGLIARTAAGELDSLPTASVKDVPAPSRELQKVFLEAENLADGMIGTREILLALATDSGRAGSVLKTFDATRPKIERALEHMGAAQAGYDGESEDGLADGEQSALAKYARDLCAAARAGRIDPIIGRDEEIRRVVQILSRRTKNNPVLIGLPGVGKTAVVEGLARRLVEGDVPEGLKGKRVLALDMGALIAGTKYRGEFEDRLKNVIREVTAAEGEVLLFIDEMHTLVGAGATGGAMDASNILKPALARGELHCVGATTIDEFRQHIEKDPALERRFQPVLVEEPSWEQAVAILRGLKEKYEVHHGIRITDGALVAAVKLSQRYIADRMLPDKAIDLMDEAASRLRMEIDSVPAEVDVLQRQLNQLEMEALALAKEKDKSAVARRETIRARRDELRDELDRVKARWEQEKEAIDRIRTLQAKQENVALEMEAAQRAGDLARASELKYSGQSLVEAEIRDAYAELARVQGENPLLREEVDENDIALLVAKWTGIPAQRLVEDEMAKLRELETRLSARVVGQNEAVAKVARTIRRSRAGLTDRNRPLGSFLFLGPTGVGKTELAKTLTAELFGDETALIRLDMSEYMERHAVSRMIGSPPGYVGHEAGGQLTEAVRRHPYSVVLLDEVEKAHPEVMNVLLQLLDDGRLTDGRGRVVDFTNTLVIMTSNLCQEEMYAPRAEDRPGAAETRLLNGLQGHFRPEFVNRLDAIIRFNALGDALIADIVRLELAKVNASLAEQDLALEATDAAVARLARWGYDPAFGARPVKRVIQREVQDRLADLILAGEARPEMTLVLDAAADGLVLSPARVAATG; encoded by the coding sequence ATGAAAAACTGGACCACGAACGCCATGGACATCCTGCAGAAGGCGCAGGCCAAGGCTTACGAATACCCCCATTCCCAGCTGGAGCCCCTGCACCTGCTGTGGGCCCTGCTGAGCGAGACCGGACTGGCCACGAACGTGCTGCGTTCGATGGAGCTGGACCCCGGTCTGATCGCCCGCACCGCTGCCGGAGAGCTGGACAGCCTGCCGACCGCCAGCGTCAAGGACGTCCCGGCGCCCAGCCGCGAGCTGCAGAAGGTCTTCCTCGAAGCGGAGAACCTGGCCGACGGCATGATCGGCACCCGCGAGATCCTGCTCGCCCTGGCCACCGATTCGGGTCGGGCGGGCAGCGTGCTGAAGACCTTCGACGCCACCCGTCCGAAGATCGAACGCGCCCTCGAGCACATGGGCGCGGCCCAGGCCGGCTACGACGGCGAGAGCGAGGACGGCCTGGCCGACGGCGAGCAGTCGGCCCTGGCGAAGTACGCCCGCGACCTGTGCGCCGCCGCCCGCGCGGGCAGGATCGATCCCATCATCGGCCGCGACGAGGAGATCCGCCGGGTCGTGCAGATCCTCAGCCGCCGCACCAAGAACAACCCGGTGCTGATCGGCCTGCCCGGCGTCGGCAAGACCGCCGTCGTCGAGGGGCTCGCGCGCCGCCTGGTCGAGGGTGACGTGCCCGAGGGCCTGAAGGGCAAGCGCGTGCTCGCCCTGGACATGGGCGCGCTCATCGCCGGCACCAAGTACCGCGGCGAGTTCGAGGACCGTCTGAAGAACGTCATCCGGGAAGTCACCGCTGCCGAGGGCGAGGTGCTGCTCTTCATCGACGAGATGCATACCCTCGTCGGGGCCGGCGCGACCGGTGGGGCCATGGACGCGAGCAACATCCTCAAGCCGGCCCTCGCCCGCGGCGAGCTGCACTGCGTCGGCGCCACGACCATCGACGAGTTCCGCCAGCACATCGAGAAGGATCCGGCGCTGGAGCGCCGCTTCCAGCCGGTGCTCGTGGAGGAACCGTCCTGGGAGCAGGCCGTGGCCATCCTGCGCGGCCTGAAGGAGAAGTACGAGGTGCACCACGGCATCCGCATCACCGACGGCGCCCTCGTCGCCGCGGTGAAGCTGAGCCAGCGCTACATCGCCGACCGCATGCTGCCCGACAAGGCCATCGACCTGATGGACGAAGCCGCCAGCCGCCTGCGCATGGAGATCGATTCGGTCCCGGCCGAGGTCGACGTGCTGCAGCGCCAGCTCAACCAGCTGGAGATGGAGGCGCTCGCTCTCGCGAAGGAGAAGGACAAGTCGGCGGTGGCGCGGCGCGAAACCATCCGGGCGCGCCGCGACGAGCTGCGCGACGAGCTGGACCGGGTGAAGGCCCGCTGGGAGCAGGAGAAGGAGGCCATCGACCGCATCCGCACCCTGCAGGCGAAGCAGGAGAACGTGGCGCTGGAGATGGAGGCGGCGCAGCGTGCCGGCGACCTGGCTCGCGCCTCCGAGCTGAAGTACTCCGGCCAGTCCCTCGTCGAGGCCGAGATCCGGGACGCCTACGCGGAACTGGCCCGCGTGCAGGGGGAGAACCCGCTGCTGCGCGAGGAGGTCGACGAGAACGACATCGCCCTGCTGGTGGCGAAGTGGACCGGAATCCCCGCCCAACGGTTGGTCGAGGACGAGATGGCCAAACTGCGCGAGCTGGAGACGCGACTCTCGGCCCGCGTGGTCGGCCAGAACGAAGCCGTCGCGAAGGTGGCGCGCACCATCCGCCGGTCCCGCGCGGGACTGACGGATCGGAACCGGCCCCTCGGTTCGTTCCTCTTCCTCGGTCCGACCGGGGTGGGCAAGACGGAGCTGGCCAAGACGCTCACCGCCGAGCTCTTCGGCGACGAGACGGCCCTGATCCGGCTGGACATGTCCGAGTACATGGAGCGCCATGCCGTCAGCCGCATGATCGGATCGCCCCCGGGCTACGTCGGTCACGAGGCGGGCGGCCAGCTCACCGAGGCCGTGCGGCGCCACCCCTACAGCGTCGTGCTGCTGGACGAGGTGGAGAAGGCCCACCCCGAGGTGATGAACGTGCTGCTGCAGCTGCTCGACGACGGGCGCCTGACCGACGGCAGGGGCCGCGTGGTCGACTTCACCAACACCCTGGTGATCATGACCAGCAACCTCTGCCAGGAGGAGATGTACGCTCCCCGGGCCGAGGACAGGCCCGGCGCCGCGGAGACGCGTCTGCTGAACGGCCTGCAGGGTCATTTCCGGCCCGAGTTCGTCAACCGGCTCGACGCGATCATCCGCTTCAATGCCCTGGGCGATGCGCTCATCGCCGACATCGTCCGGCTCGAACTGGCCAAGGTGAACGCCAGCCTGGCCGAGCAGGACCTGGCCCTCGAGGCGACCGACGCCGCCGTGGCCCGGCTCGCCCGCTGGGGCTACGATCCCGCCTTCGGGGCGCGGCCGGTCAAGCGGGTCATCCAGCGCGAAGTGCAGGACCGCCTGGCGGACCTGATCCTCGCGGGGGAGGCCCGTCCGGAGATGACGCTGGTCCTCGATGCGGCGGCCGACGGGCTGGTCCTGTCCCCCGCTCGCGTCGCGGCGACGGGTTGA